Proteins from a genomic interval of Marmota flaviventris isolate mMarFla1 chromosome 8, mMarFla1.hap1, whole genome shotgun sequence:
- the C8H3orf38 gene encoding uncharacterized protein C3orf38 homolog yields the protein MSGLSRLEMEGCRHLLGLLDNDEIMALCDTVTNRLVYPEDRQDAIRAILVYSQSVEELLKRKKVHREVIFKYLATQGVVIPPTTEKHNLIQHTKDYWEKQLQLKLKETQEPVTKTEDLGLFQQQAKEGKNAEKVDFRRLGEEFCRWFFELLNSQNPFLGPPQGEWGPQHFWHDVKLRFYYNTSEQNVIDYYGAEIVSLRLLSLVKEEFLFLSPNLDSRGLKCASSAHGLVMVGVAGTVHRGNTCMGIFEQIFGLIRCPFVENTWKIKFINLRIVGESSLAPGTTLKPAVKFEQSDLEAFYNVITLCGDNELKLTVRQTVDSGTGDQALCSGNETLLEKKRIEFT from the exons ATGTCGGGTCTTAGCCGTTTAGAGATGGAGGGCTGTCGTCACCTGCTCGGCTTACTGGACAACGACGAGATCATGGCCCTATGCGACACCGTCACCAACCGCCTAGTGTACCCTGAGGACCGCCAAG ATGCTATTCGCGCAATATTAGTGTATAGTCAAAGTGTAGAAGAGCTTCTTAAACGTAAAAAAGTCCACCGAGAAGTCATATTTAAGTACTTGGCAACACAGGGGGTGGTTATACCTCCAACTACTGAAAAACACAATCTAATTCAGCATACAAAAGATTACTGGGAAAAGCAATTGCAACTGAAACTGAAGGAAACACAGGAGCCAGTTACAAAGACAGAGGACCTCGGACTTTTTCAGCAG caggcaaaagaaggaaaaaatgctgAAAAAGTTGATTTTCGTCGCCTAGGAGAAGAATTCTGCCGTTGGTTCTTTGAACTTCTTAATTCTCAGAATCCTTTTCTGGGCCCACCTCAAGGTGAATGGGGACCACAACACTTCTGGCATGATGTCAAGCTTAGGTTTTATTACAATACTTCAGAACAAAATGTGATAGACTACTATGGAGCAGAAATTGTAAGCCTTCGTTTATTGTCACTAGTaaaagaagaatttctttttctcagcCCCAACCTAGATTCCCGTGGACTAAAATGTGCTTCTTCTGCACATGGGTTAGTTATGGTTGGTGTTGCGGGCACTGTTCACCGAGGGAACACTTGTATGGGCATTTTTGAACAAATTTTTGGACTTATCCGCTGCCCTTTTGTGGAAAATACTTGGAAAATCAAATTTATCAATCTGAGAATTGTTGGAGAAAGTTCCCTTGCTCCTGGAACAACATTGAAACCAGCTGTTAAATTTGAACAGAGTGACCTAGAGGCCTTTTATAATGTAATCACTTTGTGTGGTGACAACGAACTAAAACTTACTGTAAGGCAGACTGTGGATAGTGGGACTGGAGACCAAGCTTTATGTAGTGGAAATGAGACAttgttagaaaaaaagagaattgagTTTACCTAA